The Fusarium keratoplasticum isolate Fu6.1 chromosome 4, whole genome shotgun sequence genome contains the following window.
GACCTGAATTGAAGGTTGGTTCTGTCTTaatcatcatggccgttCGTTCTCTTGCTAATCCATCGGTGCCTAGCTCGACGACGAAGGCGGCTTCATCCGCTTCTTCAAGTCACTACCATCAGTTAACGATGATACAATCCGTATTTTTGATCGAGGCGACTGGTACACTTCCCACGGAGAAGATGCCATGTTTATTGCCAAAACCGTACGCCGACATCACCACTACTCTCGACCATTCTAACTCGACAATCACAGGTATACAAGACCACCTCCGTTGTACGACAGCTCGGCCGAAACGATCACACCGGACTCCCCTCAGTCACAATGACCATGACCGTGTTCCGGCAATTCCTTCGAGAAGCTTTGCTCAAACTGGGCAAGCGGATAGAAATCTGGCAGAGCGCTAGTGGACGAATGAACTGGAAGTGCGTTAAGCAGGCATCCCCTGGTAACCTGCaagatgtcgaggatgatTTGGGTGGACAGATTGAGTCTGCACCAATGATTCTTGCGGTCAAGATCTCAGCCAAGGCTTCTGAAGCCCGCAACATTGGTGTCTGCTTCGCCGATGCTAGTGTTCGAGAGTTGGGAGTCAGCGAGTTCCTTGACAACGACCTATACTCCAACTTTGAGGCTCTTCTTATCCAGCTTGGTGTCCGGGAGTGCCTGGTTCAAATCGACAAGAGtgaaaaggagaaggacccTGAGCTGGCtaagttgaagaagatcattGATAACTGCGGCGTGGCCATTGCCGAGCGGCCAAGCGGCGACTTTGGCACCCGAGATATCGAGCAAGATCTCGCTCGTCTACTGAAAGACGAGCGATCAGCTACTCTCCTCCCCCAGACAGACCTCAAGCTGGCCATGGGTTCTGCCGCTTCTCTTATCAAGTACCTCGGCGTACTCCAAGATCCATCCAACTTTGGCCAGTACCAGCTCTACCAGCATGATCTGGCTCAGTTCATGAAGTtggatgctgctgctctcaaggctctcaaTCTCATGCCAGGCCCACGGGATGGCTCTAAAACCATGAGCGTCTATGGCGTTCTCAACCACTGCAAGACCCCTGTGGGCAGCCGGCTTTTGGCCCAATGGCTGAAGCAGCCCCTGATGAGCAAGCAAGAGATCGAGAAGCGTCAGCAACTGGTGGAAGCCTTTTACGTCGACACCGAGCTCCGCCAGACCCTACAAGAGGAGCATCTGCGCTCCATCCCCGATCTCTACCGACTGTCCAAGCGATTCCAGCGCGGCAAGGCAAACTTGGAAGACGTTGTCCGTGCGTACCAGGTTGTGATCCGTCTCCCTGGCTTCATTGGCACATTCGAAGGTGTCATGGACGAAAACTACAAGGATCCTCTTGATGAGGCTTACACCACCAAGCTTCGTGACCTGTCAGATAGTCTGGGCAAGTTGCAAGACATGGTTGAGCAGACAGTCGACCTGGATGCTCTGGATCGCCATGAgtacatcatcaaggccgactttgacaaggGCTTGCGCATCATCCGCAAGAAGCTCGATCAACTCGACTCGGATATCCGGGCTGAGTTTTTGTCCT
Protein-coding sequences here:
- a CDS encoding DNA mismatch repair protein msh-2 — its product is MASRPELKLDDEGGFIRFFKSLPSVNDDTIRIFDRGDWYTSHGEDAMFIAKTVYKTTSVVRQLGRNDHTGLPSVTMTMTVFRQFLREALLKLGKRIEIWQSASGRMNWKCVKQASPGNLQDVEDDLGGQIESAPMILAVKISAKASEARNIGVCFADASVRELGVSEFLDNDLYSNFEALLIQLGVRECLVQIDKSEKEKDPELAKLKKIIDNCGVAIAERPSGDFGTRDIEQDLARLLKDERSATLLPQTDLKLAMGSAASLIKYLGVLQDPSNFGQYQLYQHDLAQFMKLDAAALKALNLMPGPRDGSKTMSVYGVLNHCKTPVGSRLLAQWLKQPLMSKQEIEKRQQLVEAFYVDTELRQTLQEEHLRSIPDLYRLSKRFQRGKANLEDVVRAYQVVIRLPGFIGTFEGVMDENYKDPLDEAYTTKLRDLSDSLGKLQDMVEQTVDLDALDRHEYIIKADFDKGLRIIRKKLDQLDSDIRAEFLSSARDLGQEPDKKIFLETNHKVHGVCMRLTRQEAGCIRNKSGYQECSTQKNGVYFTTKKMQAYRREHDQLSQNYNRTQSSLVHEVVQVASSYCPVLERLAGVLAHLDVIVSLGHAAVHAPESYVRPKIHARGEGQTILKEARHPCMELQDDVQFITNDIELTRDKSSFLIITGPNMGGKSTYIRQTGVIALMAQVGCFVPCSEAELTIYDSILARVGASDSQLKGVSTFMAEMLETANILKSATADSLIIIDELGRGTSTYDGFGLAWAISEHIVKEIGCSAMFATHFHELTALADQYPQVQNLHVTAHIGGTGGVVSEADAKREVTLLYKVAPGVCDQSFGIHVAELVRFPDKVVRMAKRKADELEDFTTKHEDLALQYSKEDVEQGSAMLKRVLVEWKEKVNQGNMSREEQVAALKELVGANADLQANPFFQSVKAL